Genomic segment of Gymnogyps californianus isolate 813 chromosome 16, ASM1813914v2, whole genome shotgun sequence:
CGCCTGGGTTCGAGAGCGGGGCTGGGTCAGGGAGGGACAGGTCAGTATCTGCcacaacagaagaaatgaaaaccacCACAAAATCATAGGGAACACCATCAGTTTGAGCCACGCCAGACTCAATCTACCGCGTGCGTCTGTTCTGAAATCATCTGTGTCGCTGCCTGTCTGTCCTTCCCAGTCTCCCAAAAGGAAGAGAGCGTTTGTTTCTCCCCTGCTCTCTTCTGATTCGGTTCCGCAGCCCCTTCTGCTCCAGAGGGCTCTGTGGGTGCAGAGACCCACGGCCCCACGtcagctctccttccctccccgcgGCAGCGCTGCAGGCAGACGGCAGCGACACTCACTCTGTGCGTGTTGTTGACAACTAAGGGGTCGGGGTGGCCGTAGTTGGGTGGGTTGGCGTAGGGGTCGTAGCCGAGCCTGGCGAGCATCGGTGCGATGTGGGCCATGTCCTGCAGCACATCCCCTGGGATGTGCCCGATCCATTTAGATAATGCCTCCATGTTCACCGGCTTGATAACCTGGTCTGTTGATCTTTCTatcctggggaaaaataataaagaaaaaaaaaaaaaacaaaacaagacactAAAGTTGGATTTCACACACATACTGGGCTCAGACAGATGAGCCTTCAGCTAGGTTCACTGCCACCTCAACATTTTGCTTCCATTGCCCAAGACATGCGTGCAGCACGAACGCTCAGCACCcagcggggcagccccggcgcaGCCGCTTCCCGctcacagccctgctccagggGAGCGGATCCTGGCAGGGGTTTCCACAGCCCCAGAGGTCGGGTCCCCTGTACGGGGGGATCCATCCTGCGCCGGGGTCGGGGTGTTACCAGGACACCTCCGCttattacaggaaaataatggAAGACGTGTGGTCTGCAGCACAGATACACCACACGACCCCACTGAAAACCCAAAAACTTATCTGTTTAAGCAACCTCGGCAAAATTTACTCTGAGCAAATAGGGCTGAAAGCCCTGGAGAAATCACCGCTTCAGCCATCAAGGGTGCCTGCATCTCTCTATCCTACACCACAGCTGCCTTCCTCGTCCGCCTGGGCTAAGGGCACAGGGGCGTGCTCCCCGCTGGCCACGCTCCCTGCCCTCCAAGCCCCCTGAGGAGCCAGCCCCTCGCAGGTacaaccccccccacccctgcaccCTGCGGGACGCTGGCCCCGGGGCGAGCAGCCGCCTGCTCGACTCCAGCCAAAGGAAACCGCACCCCGTGCGGCACAGGCGACGTGGCGTCCTAAGAGGGATGGACGTGCACAGAGGCTGCGGATCCTGAGCCTCGTGAGAGCGTCCCAGTTACCGACTGCTATGGCACGGGCAATGCCGCACAGCCTCCCATGGAAGAGCATCTCCGGGCAGAGGGAAGCGAGGCCCGGCTGCACACCCACGGCCGTCACAAGAGACACGGAGCGGCTGCGTGCCGACAGCCGCCCTCACCGCTCGGGCACGAGCAATTTATACAAAGACGGCTTGTACGGTTCCCTTACGCCACTGATTACATTTTGCGAAGTTAGACTTAAGCCTCCATTTAGGAAATAAAGCGCAttaaaagaggaggagaaggtgggagAAGGCAAGCACCGCCCTGGCACCCAGAGGTACAGCCAGCAAGGAGGGAGTGCTGGGGTGTGTCTGCACGGAGCAGGTATTTCCTTTATTCTGCAATACCAGCACCAAACCTGGCAAGAATTGCTGCTCACCGCTGAAAGCCATTCATTAGCAGCAAAACTAATCGTGGTAAGGAGGTATTTGAGGACGGGTGGAGAAAAGAGGCATTAAACAGCTCACATTTCAGAGTAAGCAGTTCTTTTCAAATTAGAGACCAAATTCATTTCTGCACTGTCAAGCCAGACGAATGAAGCAGTCACTTGCTCCTAAAATCCTTGCCTGACAAGCTGCTCTGTTGGGTAGAACAGGTTGCTAGTATTCAAGCCATCTTCTACTCAGAAACACAAAACCTACTGCAGCAAAACTGGACATGCTGCCACTTCTGCCCCTGAAAAGCATGCATAAACACAAGCGACGCGTCTCTGACCCTAGTTTTAGCCTCGACCTGCTTTGTGTAATGAAAATGCTCCTCAAAAAGCCGAGGCAGGAGCTGAGACACTCACTTGGAAAGCGACACCCCGCCGGGCTTCCCTATCAGCTCCTCGTGGTGCAGCACCGTGTCGCTCCAGGAGATGCCCAGGAACTTCATGATGGCGTGCATGGACTGCTCGGGGTGCAGCACCAGCTGCTCGTAGTAGACGGGCAAGCACCGGGACCGCCCGATCTCCAAGCACTGGGAGTACATCACCTCGATGGCTTTGTTCCACTTGGTCAGGCAGTCTCGGTAGCTGTTCAGGTCGAAGCCCGCGATCGTCACTTTCCGCGTGATCATGGAGTGGACCGAAGCCCGGCCGTCTCGAACCATCAGGAGGAATTTGGAATTGGGGAACAGCCTGGACAGGTAGACAGAGGACTTCAGCGTGAAGGGGTCCTTGTTACACAAATACCTGGCTGGCTCGCCGTGCTTGGCGATCACTTCCAGTATAAAGGCCTGCATAGCGGCGTCCAAAACTTGGTCCGTCACCCCCGCTTCGTCCAGGCGCATCTTCTCTCGCCCCGATTTGGACCAGGCCTGCCGCATCGCCAGCACGCGGGGGATGATGCGGGTCTCCTCTCCGCAGCGCACCTCAGGGTGGGCATCGAGCATGGCCCTCATCAGCGTCGTGCCGCTCCGCGGGACCCCGCCAATGAATATCAGGGGCATCTCCTTGCTGTAACGGTACTCGACGTGGTTGGAGTCCACCATGACCAGCTCCTCGTTCTCGGGTCTCATCAGCCTGTGTCTCCTCTCGCTCAGGACCTGCTGGCACTCCAGGACCTGCTGGCCGAGGTGCAGAGTCACCATCAGGGCGACCACCGAGCCCACCACCAGCAACACCCTCCTCATGGTGACCCGCATCCTGTTCTCCTCCCCACAGGCTGGTGGCCACGCTTCAGCTTTCAGCTAGCAAGTGTTCAACCCGACG
This window contains:
- the TPST2 gene encoding protein-tyrosine sulfotransferase 2, encoding MRVTMRRVLLVVGSVVALMVTLHLGQQVLECQQVLSERRHRLMRPENEELVMVDSNHVEYRYSKEMPLIFIGGVPRSGTTLMRAMLDAHPEVRCGEETRIIPRVLAMRQAWSKSGREKMRLDEAGVTDQVLDAAMQAFILEVIAKHGEPARYLCNKDPFTLKSSVYLSRLFPNSKFLLMVRDGRASVHSMITRKVTIAGFDLNSYRDCLTKWNKAIEVMYSQCLEIGRSRCLPVYYEQLVLHPEQSMHAIMKFLGISWSDTVLHHEELIGKPGGVSLSKIERSTDQVIKPVNMEALSKWIGHIPGDVLQDMAHIAPMLARLGYDPYANPPNYGHPDPLVVNNTHRVLKGDYKTPANLKGHLQVTQNTSSSH